In one window of Raphanus sativus cultivar WK10039 unplaced genomic scaffold, ASM80110v3 Scaffold1179, whole genome shotgun sequence DNA:
- the LOC130503848 gene encoding 40S ribosomal protein S15-1 has product MADVEPEVAAAGVPKKRTFKKFAFKGVDLDALLDMSTDDLVKLFPSRIRRRFSRGLTRKPMALIKKLRKAKREAPQGEKPEPVRTHLRNMIIVPEMIGSIIGVYNGKTFNQVEIKPEMIGHYLAEFSISYKPVKHGRPGVGATHSSRFIPLK; this is encoded by the exons ATG GCGGATGTTGAACCAGAGGTTGCTGCTGCCGGAGTCCCTAAGAAGAGGACGTTCAAGAAGTTTGCCTTCAAAGGTGTCGATCTCGATGCTCTTCTTGACATGTCTACTGATGATCTCGTCAAGCTCTTCCCTTCTCGTATTCGCAGAAG GTTCTCAAGAGGTTTGACCAGGAAGCCAATGGCTCTCATTAAGAAGCTGCGTAAGGCC aaAAGGGAGGCACCACAAGGTGAGAAGCCAGAACCAGTGAGAACCCACTTGAGGAACATGATCATTGTCCCAGAGATGATTGGAAGCATCATTGGAGTGTACAATGGAAAGACCTTTAACCAAGTCGAGATCAAGCCTGAGATGATTGGTCACTACTTGGCTGAGTTCTCCATCTCGTACAAGCCGGTTAAGCACGGTAGGCCTGGTGTTGGTGCTACCCACTCCTCCAGGTTTATTCCTCTCAAGTGA
- the LOC108850592 gene encoding calmodulin calcium-dependent NAD kinase isoform X2: protein MIKPSEGTQDVSSGGCKSLNLNHLLLASLGGLAAVAAAAFSGESFLRRRRTRQGVCMGDKDQKIAPLIERKDSSRRSNLERFSYYVARQLGIEDPDECPQLCKLANAYLMKTKGYNENVYEYLVNEADADSLYIHLLEEFERCILTYFAFNWTQSSNLISQILSDESDQKIPKLKDFVMAATRKQRFERVTKDLKVKRVFSTLVEEMKAIGSSGGSCEPHCTEVMSPVAHNKRSPVLLLMGGGMGAGKSTVLKNILQEPFWSEAEADAVVIEADAFKESDVIYRALSSRGHHDDMLQTAELVHQSSTDAASSLLVTALNEGRDVIMDGTLAWAPFLEQTITMARNVHKHRYRMGAGYKVSEDGIITEEYWRQETEKNGKQQNLKPYRIELVGVVCDAYLAVVRGIRRALMVKRAVRVRSQLESHKNFANAFPKYCELVDHARLYCTNAVAGPPKLIAWKSVDCNLLVDPEEIECLKRVSNLNPDAESINELYSDPSVLSKPGSVWSNVVLAPSRPKLQKQLTDAIKKIEKAQATK from the exons ATGATTAAACCTTCAG AAGGAACGCAAGATGTCTCTAGTGGTGGATGTAAATCACTTAATCTCAACCATCTCCTCCTTGCTTCTCTTGGTGGTCTTGCCGccgttgctgctgctgctttttCCGGAGAATCATTCCTTCGCCGCAGGAGAACTCGTCAAGGTGTTTGTATGGGGGATAAAGACCAGAAAATAGCCCCTTTGATTGAGAGGAAAGATTCAAGTCGACGATCAAACCTCGAGAGATTCTCTTACTATGTTG cAAGGCAGCTAGGAATTGAGGATCCTGATGAATGCCCACAACTATGCAAACTGGCAAACGCATATTTAATGAAAACGAAAGGATATAATGAGAATGTGTATGAGTATTTGGTCAATGAAGCTGATGCTGATTCTCTCTACATTCATCTACTTGAAGAATTTGAAAGATGCATTCTCACGTATTTTGCTTTCAACTGGACTCAATCTTCCAACCTCATCTCTCAG ATTTTAAGCGACGAGTCGGATCAGAAAATACCAAAACTCAAGGATTTCGTGATGGCAGCAACAAG AAAACAGAGGTTTGAGAGAGTAACAAAAGATCTAAAGGTGAAAAGAGTATTTTCAACTCTAGTAGAAGAGATGAAAGCCATCGGCAGTAGCGGCGGAAGCTGTGAGCCGCACTGTACGGAAGTTATGTCTCCGGTGGCTCACAATAAACGGAGTCCCGTCCTCCTCCTTATGGGCGGTGGAATGGGTGCCGGAAAGAGCACCGTCCTCAAAAATATTCTCCAAGA gCCGTTTTGGTCGGAGGCAGAGGCCGACGCAGTGGTGATAGAAGCAGATGCATTTAAGGAGAGTGATGTTATTTATAGAGCTCTTAGTTCTAGAGGTCACCACGACGATATGCTTCAAACTGCTGAATTG GTGCACCAATCATCTACTGATGCTGCATCGTCCTTACTAGTAACAGCACTAAACGAAGGACGTGATGTCATAATGGATGGAACCTTAGCATGGGCGCCCTTCCTGGAACAAACTATCACAATGGCTAGGAACGTCCACAAACATAGATATCGAATGGGCGCAGGCTACAAGGTATCCGAAGACGGGATAATAACCGAAGAATATTGGAGacaagaaacagaaaaaaatgggAAACAACAAAACTTGAAACCTTATAGAATCGAGCTGGTCGGTGTGGTTTGTGATGCTTATCTCGCTGTAGTAAGAGGCATACG GAGAGCTCTAATGGTGAAGAGAGCAGTGAGAGTGAGATCTCAGCTCGAATCACACAAGAATTTTGCTAATGCATTTCCAAAGTACTGTGAGCTTGTTGATCACGCTAGGCTTTACTGCACCAATGCTGTTGCTGGTCCTCCAAAG CTTATAGCGTGGAAATCTGTAGATTGTAACCTTCTGGTGGATCCAGAGGAGATTGAATGTTTGAAACGGGTCAGTAATCTTAACCCGGATGCTGAATCCATTAACGAGCTTTATTCAGATCCGAGCGTATTAAGCAAGCCCGGTTCAGTTTGGAGTAATGTTGTTTTAGCCCCATCTAGACCCAAGCTTCAGAAGCAACTTACCGATGCCATCAAGAAAATTGAAAAGGCCCAAGCGACAAAGTGA
- the LOC108850626 gene encoding uncharacterized protein LOC108850626, giving the protein MSLESVKQYLEGVKNEEEKESKVANLPQRFIERFVTKGIKVDLIEPGRIICSMKVQPHLLNAGNSLHGGATATLVDLIGSAVIYTTGLSSSGVSVEINVSYLDAALLDEEIEIESKALRVGKAVAVVSVELRNKKTGKLIAQGRHTKYLAPRTKL; this is encoded by the exons ATGAGCCTCGAATCGGTGAAGCAGTATCTGGAAGGAGTGAAGAATGAGGAGGAAAAGGAATCGAAAGTGGCGAATTTGCCACAGAGATTCATCGAGAGATTCGTGACGAAAGGAATTAAAGTAGATCTCATCGAACCAGGTCGAATCATCTGCTCCATGAAAGTCCAACCTCACCTCCTG AACGCAGGCAATTCCTTACACGGAGGAGCAACGGCGACTCTGGTTGACTTGATAGGATCGGCTGTGATTTACACAACCGGACTTTCGAGCTCCGGAGTGTCGGTGGAGATCAATGTTTCTTACCTCGATGCTGCTTTACTTGAC GAAGAGATAGAGATTGAGTCAAAGGCTTTGCGTGTGGGTAAAGCTGTAGCAGTTGTGAGTGTTGAGCTGAGGAATAAGAAGACTGGTAAGCTTATTGCTCAAGGTCGCCATACTAAGTACCTTGCTCCTCGTACCAAGCTTTGA
- the LOC108850592 gene encoding calmodulin calcium-dependent NAD kinase isoform X1: MIKPSEGTQDVSSGGCKSLNLNHLLLASLGGLAAVAAAAFSGESFLRRRRTRQGVCMGDKDQKIAPLIERKDSSRRSNLERFSYYVACMQNAARQLGIEDPDECPQLCKLANAYLMKTKGYNENVYEYLVNEADADSLYIHLLEEFERCILTYFAFNWTQSSNLISQILSDESDQKIPKLKDFVMAATRKQRFERVTKDLKVKRVFSTLVEEMKAIGSSGGSCEPHCTEVMSPVAHNKRSPVLLLMGGGMGAGKSTVLKNILQEPFWSEAEADAVVIEADAFKESDVIYRALSSRGHHDDMLQTAELVHQSSTDAASSLLVTALNEGRDVIMDGTLAWAPFLEQTITMARNVHKHRYRMGAGYKVSEDGIITEEYWRQETEKNGKQQNLKPYRIELVGVVCDAYLAVVRGIRRALMVKRAVRVRSQLESHKNFANAFPKYCELVDHARLYCTNAVAGPPKLIAWKSVDCNLLVDPEEIECLKRVSNLNPDAESINELYSDPSVLSKPGSVWSNVVLAPSRPKLQKQLTDAIKKIEKAQATK; encoded by the exons ATGATTAAACCTTCAG AAGGAACGCAAGATGTCTCTAGTGGTGGATGTAAATCACTTAATCTCAACCATCTCCTCCTTGCTTCTCTTGGTGGTCTTGCCGccgttgctgctgctgctttttCCGGAGAATCATTCCTTCGCCGCAGGAGAACTCGTCAAGGTGTTTGTATGGGGGATAAAGACCAGAAAATAGCCCCTTTGATTGAGAGGAAAGATTCAAGTCGACGATCAAACCTCGAGAGATTCTCTTACTATGTTG catgtatgcaaaatgcagcAAGGCAGCTAGGAATTGAGGATCCTGATGAATGCCCACAACTATGCAAACTGGCAAACGCATATTTAATGAAAACGAAAGGATATAATGAGAATGTGTATGAGTATTTGGTCAATGAAGCTGATGCTGATTCTCTCTACATTCATCTACTTGAAGAATTTGAAAGATGCATTCTCACGTATTTTGCTTTCAACTGGACTCAATCTTCCAACCTCATCTCTCAG ATTTTAAGCGACGAGTCGGATCAGAAAATACCAAAACTCAAGGATTTCGTGATGGCAGCAACAAG AAAACAGAGGTTTGAGAGAGTAACAAAAGATCTAAAGGTGAAAAGAGTATTTTCAACTCTAGTAGAAGAGATGAAAGCCATCGGCAGTAGCGGCGGAAGCTGTGAGCCGCACTGTACGGAAGTTATGTCTCCGGTGGCTCACAATAAACGGAGTCCCGTCCTCCTCCTTATGGGCGGTGGAATGGGTGCCGGAAAGAGCACCGTCCTCAAAAATATTCTCCAAGA gCCGTTTTGGTCGGAGGCAGAGGCCGACGCAGTGGTGATAGAAGCAGATGCATTTAAGGAGAGTGATGTTATTTATAGAGCTCTTAGTTCTAGAGGTCACCACGACGATATGCTTCAAACTGCTGAATTG GTGCACCAATCATCTACTGATGCTGCATCGTCCTTACTAGTAACAGCACTAAACGAAGGACGTGATGTCATAATGGATGGAACCTTAGCATGGGCGCCCTTCCTGGAACAAACTATCACAATGGCTAGGAACGTCCACAAACATAGATATCGAATGGGCGCAGGCTACAAGGTATCCGAAGACGGGATAATAACCGAAGAATATTGGAGacaagaaacagaaaaaaatgggAAACAACAAAACTTGAAACCTTATAGAATCGAGCTGGTCGGTGTGGTTTGTGATGCTTATCTCGCTGTAGTAAGAGGCATACG GAGAGCTCTAATGGTGAAGAGAGCAGTGAGAGTGAGATCTCAGCTCGAATCACACAAGAATTTTGCTAATGCATTTCCAAAGTACTGTGAGCTTGTTGATCACGCTAGGCTTTACTGCACCAATGCTGTTGCTGGTCCTCCAAAG CTTATAGCGTGGAAATCTGTAGATTGTAACCTTCTGGTGGATCCAGAGGAGATTGAATGTTTGAAACGGGTCAGTAATCTTAACCCGGATGCTGAATCCATTAACGAGCTTTATTCAGATCCGAGCGTATTAAGCAAGCCCGGTTCAGTTTGGAGTAATGTTGTTTTAGCCCCATCTAGACCCAAGCTTCAGAAGCAACTTACCGATGCCATCAAGAAAATTGAAAAGGCCCAAGCGACAAAGTGA